In Clostridium sporogenes, one genomic interval encodes:
- a CDS encoding NAD(P)H-dependent glycerol-3-phosphate dehydrogenase yields the protein MDSTVCFLGAGSFGTALAVMLGKKGLKVNIWHRKNNIVEDINIKKENIKYLPKVVIPAGIKAYNEIEKSIEQCEFIVLAVPSHVIRQVCKKIQPFIKENQTIVSIAKGIEEGAGKRLSEVIEEELPNNPIVVLSGPSHAEEVAQDIPTTVVVSSKHMDIAKKVQDLFMTNKFRVYTNDDLIGVEIGGAVKNIIALAAGVSDGIGYGDNTKAALMTRGMSEIIRIGTKLGGKQETFSGLTGMGDLIVTCTSMHSRNRRAGILIGKGYSTEEAIEEVGMVVEGIKACRAFYILKEKLDVEMPITDTLYKVLFENKEPNYGVYELMTRDKKMEMI from the coding sequence ATGGATTCAACAGTTTGTTTTTTAGGGGCAGGTAGTTTTGGTACAGCTTTAGCTGTTATGTTAGGTAAAAAAGGGTTGAAAGTTAACATATGGCATAGAAAAAATAACATAGTAGAGGATATAAATATCAAAAAAGAAAATATAAAATATTTACCTAAAGTAGTAATACCTGCAGGGATAAAAGCTTATAATGAAATAGAAAAAAGTATAGAGCAATGTGAATTTATAGTATTAGCAGTACCTTCTCATGTGATAAGACAGGTATGCAAAAAAATACAACCTTTCATAAAAGAAAATCAAACAATAGTAAGTATAGCTAAAGGTATAGAAGAGGGTGCAGGGAAAAGATTATCTGAGGTTATAGAAGAAGAATTGCCTAATAATCCTATAGTAGTGTTGTCAGGGCCTAGTCATGCAGAAGAAGTAGCTCAAGATATACCTACTACAGTGGTTGTGTCTTCAAAGCATATGGATATAGCTAAAAAAGTTCAAGATCTTTTCATGACTAATAAATTTAGAGTGTATACCAATGATGATTTAATAGGGGTTGAAATAGGAGGAGCTGTTAAAAATATTATAGCTTTAGCCGCAGGCGTATCTGATGGTATAGGTTATGGTGATAACACAAAGGCAGCTTTAATGACAAGAGGTATGAGTGAAATAATAAGAATAGGTACAAAGCTTGGAGGCAAACAGGAAACGTTTTCAGGACTTACTGGTATGGGAGATTTAATAGTTACTTGCACAAGTATGCATAGTAGAAATAGAAGGGCGGGTATATTAATTGGTAAAGGTTATAGCACAGAAGAAGCAATAGAAGAAGTAGGTATGGTAGTAGAAGGGATAAAAGCTTGTAGAGCCTTTTATATATTAAAAGAAAAGCTAGATGTAGAAATGCCTATAACAGATACATTATATAAAGTTTTATTTGAAAATAAAGAGCCTAATTATGGGGTCTATGAACTTATGACTAGGGATAAAAAAATGGAAATGATTTAA
- the spoIVA gene encoding stage IV sporulation protein A, whose translation MENFNIYKDIAERTQGDIYVGVVGPVRTGKSTFIKKFMEKMVIPKIENAYKKQRAKDELPQSSSGKAIHTTEPKFVPNEAVEVSLESDTKFKVRMVDCVGYIVNGAMGYMEEEDKPKMVTTPWYDYEIPFEEAAEIGTKKVINEHSTIGLLITTDGSITDIDRESYVEVEERVVEELKSINKPFIIVLNSSHPYEPETIELRKSLEEKYDVPVQTMDILNMKEEDMTNVFQRVLKEFPIKEVNIDMPAWIEELKPEHWLKADFINVVKNMAKEIYKVRDIKKSMENLYEFEFLDNSTLNEMNMGEGTARIALKPKEDLFYKIIGEVCNREIENENDLLKIVETMNKAKIEYDRIAEALEDVKETGYGLVAPQLTEMKLEEPEIVKQGNRYGVKLKASAPSLHFIRADIETEVSPIMGTEKESEEMLKSLLEEFETDPSKIWQSNMFGKSLEVLVKEGLQNKLYRMPEDVQVKIQKTLQKIINEGNGGLICIIL comes from the coding sequence TTGGAGAATTTTAATATATACAAAGATATAGCAGAAAGAACCCAAGGAGATATTTATGTAGGAGTAGTTGGACCTGTTAGAACAGGGAAATCTACTTTTATAAAAAAATTCATGGAGAAGATGGTTATACCAAAGATAGAAAATGCTTATAAAAAACAAAGGGCTAAAGATGAACTTCCTCAAAGTTCTTCAGGTAAAGCTATCCATACTACAGAACCAAAATTTGTACCTAATGAAGCTGTAGAAGTAAGTTTAGAAAGTGACACTAAATTTAAAGTTAGAATGGTGGACTGTGTAGGTTATATTGTGAATGGAGCTATGGGCTATATGGAGGAAGAGGATAAGCCTAAAATGGTTACAACACCATGGTATGATTATGAAATACCTTTTGAAGAGGCAGCAGAAATTGGAACTAAGAAGGTTATAAACGAGCATTCTACCATAGGACTTTTAATTACCACAGATGGATCTATAACAGATATAGATAGAGAAAGCTATGTAGAAGTAGAAGAAAGAGTTGTAGAAGAGTTAAAATCTATAAATAAGCCTTTTATAATAGTTTTAAATTCATCACATCCATATGAACCGGAAACTATAGAGCTAAGAAAGAGTCTTGAAGAAAAGTATGATGTACCAGTACAAACTATGGATATTTTAAATATGAAAGAAGAAGATATGACTAATGTTTTTCAAAGAGTACTTAAAGAATTCCCTATAAAAGAAGTAAATATAGATATGCCAGCTTGGATAGAAGAGCTAAAGCCAGAACATTGGTTAAAAGCTGACTTTATAAATGTAGTAAAAAATATGGCAAAGGAAATATATAAAGTACGTGACATAAAAAAATCTATGGAAAATCTATATGAATTTGAATTTTTAGATAATTCTACATTAAATGAGATGAATATGGGAGAAGGAACAGCTCGAATAGCTTTAAAGCCAAAAGAAGATCTGTTCTATAAAATAATAGGAGAAGTTTGTAATAGGGAAATAGAAAACGAAAATGATTTATTAAAAATAGTTGAAACTATGAATAAAGCAAAAATAGAATACGATAGAATAGCAGAGGCTTTGGAGGATGTAAAAGAGACTGGGTATGGTTTGGTGGCACCACAACTTACAGAAATGAAATTAGAAGAGCCTGAAATAGTAAAACAAGGCAATAGATATGGAGTTAAATTAAAGGCTAGTGCGCCATCATTACATTTTATAAGGGCTGATATTGAAACAGAAGTATCTCCAATAATGGGAACAGAAAAGGAAAGCGAAGAAATGCTAAAATCTCTATTAGAAGAGTTTGAAACAGATCCATCAAAGATATGGCAAAGTAATATGTTTGGTAAGTCCTTAGAAGTATTGGTTAAAGAGGGACTACAAAATAAATTATACAGAATGCCAGAGGATGTACAGGTTAAGATACAAAAAACTCTTCAAAAGATAATAAATGAGGGTAATGGAGGGCTTATCTGTATCATATTATAA
- a CDS encoding helix-turn-helix domain-containing protein, producing MTKAEFARITGIRRSTVGAYCNDTFERVSKEHVDIMFKTLNCDITDIIEYIKD from the coding sequence ATGACTAAAGCAGAATTCGCTAGAATAACAGGTATAAGAAGATCAACTGTTGGTGCTTATTGCAATGACACCTTTGAACGTGTAAGTAAAGAACATGTAGATATAATGTTCAAAACTTTAAATTGTGATATTACAGATATAATAGAATATATAAAAGATTAG